Within Nitrospirota bacterium, the genomic segment TCTGAACGACGTACAAAACGACATACTCCACACCTTCCACGTTGTGAAATCGGATCATGCGCTGGCCGGATGTTGCCGCAGCACGTCGGAATAAGTCCCGTGCATGGTTACGCGCCCGGCATCGAGCAACAGCACCTGATCACAGGTCGACACGGCACTCATTCTATGGGAGATAATGACCATAGTAATCCGGCCTCGAAGTTCTTCCAACGAACGAATGATCACCTGCTCAGTCGTAGAATCCAGCGCGCCAGTGGCTTCATCCAGCAGCAATATGTCAGGCCGCCGGTACAGAGCGCGTGCAATAGCGATCCGCTGCCGCTCCCCGCCGGAGATTCTCACGGCACGATCCCCCAGCCTGGTCCGCACTCTCTCCGGCAACCCGGCAACAAAGTCTTGCAAACCCGCCATCCTTAGACATTCCTCGACCCAAGGCTCATCAATCATGGCATCTGTGACCCCGAAGGCAACATTTGCCATGATCGTGTCGTCTGTGAAATAGGGCGACTGGGACACATAACCAATTCGTCGCTGCCAGGTTCGAGTATCAAGTGACCTGAGCGGCTGCCCATCGATCAGAATGTCTCCACTGATCGGCGTCTGTAGCCCCAGCAGGAGATCGACGAAGGTGCTTTTCCCCGCACCCGAGGCCCCGATCAACCCGTAGGATCGCCCGCGTTCCAGAGCGATCGACAAATCTGCCAGCACCGGTCGTTCAGTGCCGCTGTAACTAAAACTCACACTGTCGAAGCGGATATCCCGCCAAGCTAGAGGAACGGGCATCACTCTACCAACAGGTGTCACAGTCCGAGAAGCTTCCAGAATGCTGTGCCGTAAGGTAAGAATGCCCTCCACCCACGGTATCGCATTGAGTAGCGAAGTCATAGTCGCGGAAAGTCGAGTGACTGCCGGCACCACACGCGAGGTGACCAAGACGATGAGAGCCATCTGGGAGGCGATCTCCCCTCCCCGGCTGCCTGACTTCCAGAGAATAAGCACCACGAGCAAGAGACTGGACTGCCCCACGAGCAGCAAGAGGGAGGTCGGTAACTGCCCCAGAATCACCCCCCGAGCAGAGGCATGGCTCATTAGGCCATAAGAATCTTTGAATAATTGGAGAAAATATCCTTCTCCACCATTGACCTTGATATCTTTCACACCGGACAGAATCTGGGTTTCCATGATCATCGCCTGATCGGCTGCCTGTCGTTTTGTATTTGTCCACTTGATGATCGATGGTCGTATGACCCACAGAATCCCATACGCGAGCACAGCGACCATGGCAAGCGCGATAACGCCTCCTACTGGAGCCGTGGCCATCACCACGACCACCCCAGCAAGGATGGTGAGTCCATGGGTCAGCACTCGCAGCATATTCCCAATACAATCTCGTCCCCAGAGGGCAATGTCATTGTGGAACAGCCGAACCAATTGGGCCGCATTTCTCTCAAGAAACCACGGGTATGGAGCCGCGATCGTTTCGCCTAACAACTCGTGTGCCAGTCGCGTCTGGATGCGGGATACAAAAACTTCGATCGCAGACTGAACGGAAAGATTCCCAGCCTGCCCAACGGCTATACAGAAGAGCGCAGTACCGCTAAGCAGGAAAACGAATTGCTCTACCGGCAGACTACCTAAGATTTCGTGCAAGAGCTGCATTGCCCTATGACTCTGCAACAGATCAGGCTCCACAACAATTCCGACAACCGGCAAAACCAGAAGCATGGCCACAACCTGCACAACTTCAGTCAGGGAAACGAGCACACTGAGCAGGATAGCCCTCCTGCGCTCAGGCTCTGTCAGGAGTCGCAGCCCCCGAGGAAGAATTTCAAGGAGCTTCCCCTGGAAATGAGGTCCGTTCGGCATATCAATGAACTTTGGCATTTGGGGATGGGGCGGGCACCACTTCGGCAACTAACATGGCCACACCATGTGTGTGCTTAAGTGGCAGCTGTCGAAAAAGTGCGATGGGAGCAAATCCGGCTGCTTGCATCATCCTCAGGTCCGCCCGAAAGTAGTTTCGGACCAAAAGATTCAAGTAGCCCAGCCAGTCATTGGCTTCGCGGAAGGCTTCAAGAAACACGACGTATCGACAAGTGACTCTTCGAATCTCTGCGAGCACCTGAGGGAGAATTGGCCACATTTGCTCAAGTGCCAACACGGTAAATGTGAGATCGAACGATTTGTCAGGAGCCGATAAACACTTCGCGTTGCCCTGACGAAAATCAATCCGACGCACTGCCTCCATCGCTGTCACATCATTCCGGCCAACAAGCTTTGCCAAATTCGGCGGAAGGCTTTGTCTCTCCTGGAGACTCTTGGCCACAGCAACTCCCTCATGTGTCAGCTCGTACCCGCAGAACGGCATGTCAGAAAAACGCGGCGCCAGATAAATGAGGTTCTTGCCGGAGCCGAATCCTACTTCACAGATCGAAGATGGCTTGAGCTGACCAACGACATCCGAAAGAGTTGCAAGATAGGCGGCGTAAAGCCCACTGGGAGGTAAGACCAATAAGCTTTCGTTGCCTAGCTTGAAGGGGTTTGAGCGAGCCGTGGATGCCAGACAAGCATCAAAGGCCTCTACCCCGGTGTCGGCATAGGAATCAGAATAGTGCCTCTCGGTAGACTCCTGAGACCGTTCCCTCTTGAAGCGAATGATTTGCTGAAGTCCTAGCTGAATTGTTGACACCAGCGTCCCGCGACGACGTGAACGACAGAGTGCACGCCCTTCCAAACTTGCCTGGGGAATTATAGCCTTCAGATATGGCGAAACCGCCTCGATAAGGCGTTCCTGGGGGAGCGATTCAATTCTCACGGCCATCCTGGTATATACCTTTATAGTTTCG encodes:
- a CDS encoding ABC transporter ATP-binding protein translates to MPKFIDMPNGPHFQGKLLEILPRGLRLLTEPERRRAILLSVLVSLTEVVQVVAMLLVLPVVGIVVEPDLLQSHRAMQLLHEILGSLPVEQFVFLLSGTALFCIAVGQAGNLSVQSAIEVFVSRIQTRLAHELLGETIAAPYPWFLERNAAQLVRLFHNDIALWGRDCIGNMLRVLTHGLTILAGVVVVMATAPVGGVIALAMVAVLAYGILWVIRPSIIKWTNTKRQAADQAMIMETQILSGVKDIKVNGGEGYFLQLFKDSYGLMSHASARGVILGQLPTSLLLLVGQSSLLLVVLILWKSGSRGGEIASQMALIVLVTSRVVPAVTRLSATMTSLLNAIPWVEGILTLRHSILEASRTVTPVGRVMPVPLAWRDIRFDSVSFSYSGTERPVLADLSIALERGRSYGLIGASGAGKSTFVDLLLGLQTPISGDILIDGQPLRSLDTRTWQRRIGYVSQSPYFTDDTIMANVAFGVTDAMIDEPWVEECLRMAGLQDFVAGLPERVRTRLGDRAVRISGGERQRIAIARALYRRPDILLLDEATGALDSTTEQVIIRSLEELRGRITMVIISHRMSAVSTCDQVLLLDAGRVTMHGTYSDVLRQHPASA
- a CDS encoding class I SAM-dependent methyltransferase, which translates into the protein MSTIQLGLQQIIRFKRERSQESTERHYSDSYADTGVEAFDACLASTARSNPFKLGNESLLVLPPSGLYAAYLATLSDVVGQLKPSSICEVGFGSGKNLIYLAPRFSDMPFCGYELTHEGVAVAKSLQERQSLPPNLAKLVGRNDVTAMEAVRRIDFRQGNAKCLSAPDKSFDLTFTVLALEQMWPILPQVLAEIRRVTCRYVVFLEAFREANDWLGYLNLLVRNYFRADLRMMQAAGFAPIALFRQLPLKHTHGVAMLVAEVVPAPSPNAKVH